From Woronichinia naegeliana WA131, the proteins below share one genomic window:
- a CDS encoding pentapeptide repeat-containing protein: MIYRDLDRGDRQVIPLHQSGVDLHGYQFSHSNLAGIQFTNCNLVQAKFPYANLQRANLIGSDLRFADLSEADLSEANLIATNLRQANLRRINGCRALLQRSNLSESALQEANFNQADLSQSIFTEAEAQGIYLYRANLCQAKLVRAHFQQAYALEADFSYIDGDRLDLRWANLKKANFRYANLTRANLEQANLSQADLTGANLSGANLNGANLQQTILTQTHLDGVIL, from the coding sequence TTGATTTATCGTGATCTAGATCGCGGCGATCGCCAGGTAATTCCCCTGCACCAGAGCGGTGTGGATCTTCACGGTTATCAATTTAGCCATAGCAATTTAGCTGGCATTCAATTTACTAATTGCAATCTTGTCCAGGCCAAATTTCCCTACGCTAATTTACAAAGAGCTAATTTAATCGGCTCGGATCTCCGTTTTGCCGATCTCAGTGAAGCGGATCTCAGTGAAGCCAATCTGATTGCGACCAATCTTCGTCAAGCGAATCTGCGACGGATTAACGGTTGTCGCGCCCTGTTACAACGCAGTAATCTCAGTGAGTCGGCCTTACAGGAAGCCAATTTTAATCAAGCCGATCTGAGTCAAAGTATTTTTACGGAAGCAGAGGCCCAGGGAATTTATCTCTATCGGGCTAATTTATGTCAAGCCAAATTAGTGCGGGCCCATTTTCAACAAGCCTATGCCCTAGAAGCCGATTTTAGCTATATTGACGGCGATCGCTTAGATTTGCGTTGGGCCAATCTGAAGAAGGCTAATTTTCGTTATGCTAATCTGACTAGGGCGAATCTAGAACAGGCTAATCTCAGTCAGGCTGATTTGACCGGAGCGAACTTGAGTGGGGCCAATCTGAATGGAGCAAA